One window of Jannaschia sp. CCS1 genomic DNA carries:
- the flbT gene encoding flagellar biosynthesis repressor FlbT yields MSGLVLKLGPKERVLVNGAVIENGDRRTRLSIVTPDANILRLRDAIHPDEANTPVRRVCYIAQLVLSGDVDYEDAKTQLLRGMEQLSQVFTDTDSRSLLSQATESLVDGQVYQTLKSLRGLLAREERMIAASRA; encoded by the coding sequence ATGAGTGGTCTCGTCTTAAAACTTGGGCCCAAGGAACGAGTTCTGGTCAACGGCGCCGTCATCGAGAACGGCGATCGTCGGACACGTTTGTCCATTGTGACACCTGACGCAAACATTCTGCGTCTGCGCGATGCCATTCACCCCGATGAAGCGAACACGCCGGTGCGTCGGGTCTGCTATATCGCCCAATTGGTTCTCTCGGGTGATGTGGACTATGAGGACGCCAAGACCCAGTTGCTGCGTGGGATGGAGCAGTTGAGTCAGGTTTTCACTGACACTGACAGCCGATCTTTGCTGTCCCAGGCAACGGAAAGCCTTGTTGATGGGCAGGTGTATCAAACCCTGAAATCTCTTCGGGGTCTACTGGCCCGGGAAGAGCGTATGATTGCCGCGAGCCGGGCATGA
- the flaF gene encoding flagellar biosynthesis regulator FlaF, producing MISTSLAQTAYAAAATPVRTERGTEYAAFQSVTARLNKSRRADAPMSERAAALHDNRKLWTILASDLADSDNGLPQSLRAQLFYLAEFSLLQSRKALSEADALTALVEVNTAVMRGLSGQEAAA from the coding sequence GTGATTTCCACCTCGCTCGCCCAAACCGCCTATGCCGCCGCGGCCACGCCCGTCCGGACAGAGCGGGGCACAGAATACGCCGCCTTCCAATCGGTTACAGCCCGCCTAAATAAATCCAGGCGCGCCGACGCTCCTATGTCGGAGCGCGCGGCGGCATTGCATGACAACCGTAAACTATGGACAATCCTAGCCTCTGACCTGGCCGATAGTGACAATGGGCTGCCGCAATCCCTGCGCGCTCAACTGTTTTATCTGGCCGAATTTTCGCTGTTGCAGTCGCGTAAGGCGCTGAGCGAAGCAGATGCGCTGACCGCCCTTGTCGAAGTCAATACCGCCGTCATGCGCGGGTTAAGCGGGCAGGAGGCGGCGGCATGA
- a CDS encoding flagellin, producing the protein MSSILTNSSAMVALQTLKSVNSNLQQTQSEISTGKSVASAKDNSAVWAISKVMESDVKGFKGIQESLSLGESTVAVARNASETVTDLLTDIKGKIVAAQEENVDREKIQTDIDALTDQIKTVVGAAQFNGLNLVQGTEDVNILSSLDRSGNGDVSAASITVARQDLSTETGQYGSTAVTGGDLTALGSVNGAASGTSGAQAGLNAQIQVTEGGGAGFADGDTFSLTVGGSSFTVSLAGTESATDVATLLQGEINARDIDGVTATLGANPGELVISNTNAFEDVDVSVSSSLTDTTGGAGANLEELNGATGLTQTSGTIAQRAEAIDFSAAANVAEGDGFEVTVAGAAFRYVAGAGETMEDVARGLKTAIDSNPPDGVTTKVQLDDATGAYSLAIDYDNASTTTIALAASTGGEASGGLFGLDSLDVTTNAGADSALDNIESLIQNSIDAAAEFGSAGGRIETQSEFVGKLVDSLKSGIGTLVDADLEETSARLQALQVQQQLATQSLSIANQAPQNILSLFR; encoded by the coding sequence ATGTCCAGCATTCTGACGAATAGCAGCGCGATGGTTGCGTTGCAGACCCTTAAGTCGGTCAACTCCAACCTCCAGCAAACCCAATCGGAAATTTCGACCGGTAAGTCCGTGGCCTCCGCCAAGGACAACTCTGCCGTTTGGGCGATCTCCAAAGTCATGGAATCGGACGTCAAAGGTTTTAAAGGCATCCAGGAAAGCCTGAGCCTCGGTGAATCTACTGTCGCGGTTGCACGGAACGCCTCCGAAACCGTGACCGACCTTCTGACCGACATCAAAGGGAAGATTGTCGCGGCCCAGGAAGAGAATGTTGATCGCGAGAAGATCCAGACTGACATTGATGCCCTGACCGACCAGATCAAAACGGTTGTTGGCGCGGCGCAGTTCAACGGCCTGAACCTTGTCCAAGGGACCGAGGATGTGAATATCCTGTCGTCCCTGGACCGTTCGGGCAATGGTGATGTTTCGGCCGCAAGCATCACCGTCGCTCGTCAAGATCTCAGCACTGAGACCGGTCAATACGGAAGTACGGCCGTCACCGGGGGTGACCTGACGGCCTTGGGCTCTGTTAATGGCGCAGCCTCCGGGACCAGCGGTGCGCAAGCCGGTTTGAACGCTCAGATCCAAGTCACGGAAGGCGGCGGTGCTGGCTTTGCTGACGGTGATACGTTCAGCCTTACCGTGGGCGGTTCAAGCTTTACCGTCTCTCTCGCTGGGACCGAGAGTGCGACGGATGTGGCCACGTTGCTGCAAGGCGAGATCAACGCCCGTGACATTGATGGTGTTACCGCTACGCTGGGTGCAAACCCTGGTGAACTGGTCATCTCCAACACCAACGCCTTTGAAGATGTTGATGTGTCTGTTTCGTCGAGCCTGACTGACACTACCGGCGGTGCCGGCGCGAACCTCGAAGAGCTCAACGGCGCCACCGGCCTGACCCAGACGTCTGGTACGATTGCCCAACGAGCCGAAGCAATTGACTTCAGCGCTGCAGCAAACGTCGCCGAAGGAGATGGCTTTGAGGTGACCGTCGCGGGTGCAGCGTTCCGCTACGTCGCGGGTGCTGGTGAAACGATGGAGGATGTGGCGCGCGGGTTGAAAACAGCCATCGACTCCAATCCCCCGGATGGTGTGACCACCAAGGTCCAATTGGATGATGCAACTGGTGCCTACTCCCTTGCCATCGACTACGACAACGCGTCGACCACAACGATCGCGCTTGCGGCGTCGACGGGCGGTGAGGCATCGGGTGGCCTGTTCGGCTTGGACAGCCTTGACGTGACCACCAACGCTGGCGCGGACTCGGCTCTCGACAACATCGAAAGCCTGATCCAGAACTCGATCGACGCAGCCGCAGAATTTGGTTCTGCTGGTGGGCGGATCGAGACGCAGTCAGAGTTTGTCGGCAAGCTGGTGGATTCACTGAAGTCCGGAATCGGCACGTTGGTAGATGCGGATCTGGAAGAGACGTCGGCACGCCTGCAGGCGCTGCAGGTGCAACAGCAGTTGGCAACCCAGTCGCTGTCCATTGCCAACCAGGCCCCCCAGAACATCCTGTCGCTGTTCCGGTAA
- a CDS encoding rod-binding protein, with amino-acid sequence MTTPILSSTPGSAGSMPTDDPHARIREVAQDLEAAFLAEMLKHAGFGEPRDDDSFGGGIGEEQFSSMLRDQHASAISERGGLGLAESIFQSLLRRSEGVQ; translated from the coding sequence ATGACGACACCGATTCTATCCTCAACGCCCGGATCTGCCGGATCGATGCCTACTGATGACCCGCACGCGCGAATACGCGAGGTAGCGCAAGATCTGGAGGCCGCCTTCCTGGCGGAGATGTTGAAACATGCGGGTTTCGGAGAACCGCGTGACGATGACAGTTTCGGCGGGGGAATTGGAGAGGAACAGTTTTCCTCCATGTTGCGCGACCAGCATGCCAGCGCGATTTCAGAGCGAGGCGGTCTTGGCTTGGCCGAATCTATCTTTCAATCACTTTTGCGACGGTCGGAGGGCGTGCAATGA
- a CDS encoding flagellar hook-length control protein FliK, translating to MDDLFQNLGTPGRGTHSRNRPGTEMNVAQGAAFGAAFESLPADEDEWTILDRHSGLAADVHVGKRLGTAQGQDPLRDQPPIAPNEGDVTDAMFTTQPGIVNTTPLIGGQPEDPSVSNMVIAAQLTTVEAGGVADISDQRASVGLVITPGHATVGMGPLGQTSRLAMPVIERNAGDPSALPTATHNETRYTSTPSGPGAVPVERIGTLASPPTITSVEGKTAQTTPLTVPSSDGVTIPLSLRGTENTPRPTSALAARTGSQDQMSILPASNSFAPQPTGSNGTNAIGTPDQRAAPALAPTARDTLPKIGGAEQASTQTPLLTDAKGMPHSPLTAQMREANPPSDARSTDALTPPRTTVPQPPQSSPPGSLVSAASMSASGDPDPESIFDKNHAELPRSGDSAPARTGSWAITPATAAAPVISAPMQSILSPMSGLSTMPMHPDISADPLADLDFSVQSLSATSTTAAPPSASIFAQASSATAQVVAQQVAAALSKGNPASDAPLELALDPPELGRLRMQITEIAGVMTLMIQAERPETADLVRRHLELLAREFAQEGLDAPSVHVSQEGAGDGRQHLPGDSADAAAPSTVDDPTDASPPEIGRAARSGLDLRL from the coding sequence ATGGATGATCTGTTCCAGAACCTCGGCACCCCGGGGCGGGGCACACACTCTCGCAACCGGCCGGGTACGGAGATGAATGTCGCGCAAGGTGCGGCGTTCGGAGCCGCCTTCGAATCTCTGCCGGCAGACGAGGACGAGTGGACGATCCTCGACAGGCACAGCGGCCTTGCAGCGGACGTGCACGTCGGTAAGCGATTGGGAACGGCGCAGGGGCAGGATCCCCTTCGAGATCAACCGCCGATCGCACCAAATGAAGGCGATGTCACCGACGCCATGTTCACGACTCAGCCGGGAATAGTAAACACGACGCCTCTAATTGGCGGCCAGCCAGAAGACCCGTCGGTTTCAAACATGGTGATTGCGGCGCAACTTACGACTGTTGAAGCGGGCGGTGTCGCGGACATTTCTGACCAACGGGCAAGTGTTGGGCTGGTAATCACTCCAGGCCATGCGACCGTCGGCATGGGTCCTTTGGGTCAGACCAGCCGGTTGGCGATGCCCGTGATCGAACGGAACGCAGGTGATCCGTCCGCCCTTCCAACTGCCACGCATAACGAAACCCGATATACGTCTACACCGTCGGGGCCAGGGGCCGTTCCGGTGGAGCGCATTGGCACATTGGCCTCGCCACCGACGATCACGTCGGTCGAGGGCAAAACAGCGCAAACCACACCGCTGACTGTCCCGTCGTCCGACGGCGTGACAATTCCCCTATCGCTGCGGGGGACCGAAAATACGCCGCGCCCCACATCGGCGCTTGCGGCGCGGACGGGCTCTCAAGACCAGATGAGCATTTTGCCGGCGTCGAACTCCTTCGCGCCACAGCCAACCGGCAGTAATGGTACCAATGCCATCGGAACCCCCGATCAACGAGCTGCGCCAGCACTTGCGCCGACCGCTCGCGACACTCTCCCAAAAATCGGTGGGGCGGAGCAAGCATCCACGCAGACTCCTCTGCTAACCGATGCAAAGGGGATGCCGCACTCACCGCTCACCGCACAAATGCGAGAAGCCAACCCACCGAGTGACGCACGCTCGACAGATGCACTCACACCGCCGCGCACAACGGTTCCGCAACCACCTCAGTCAAGCCCACCCGGTAGCTTGGTTTCCGCAGCGTCCATGTCGGCTAGCGGTGACCCGGACCCCGAGTCGATCTTCGATAAGAACCACGCAGAATTGCCCCGATCCGGCGACTCTGCGCCTGCACGCACGGGCAGCTGGGCCATCACGCCTGCCACCGCAGCCGCACCGGTGATCTCCGCTCCCATGCAGTCCATTCTCAGCCCGATGTCGGGCCTATCGACGATGCCTATGCATCCAGATATCAGCGCAGACCCTTTGGCAGACCTCGACTTTTCCGTTCAAAGCTTGTCTGCAACCTCCACGACAGCCGCGCCGCCGTCCGCGTCCATCTTTGCACAAGCCTCCTCCGCCACCGCCCAAGTGGTCGCGCAGCAAGTTGCTGCGGCGTTGTCGAAAGGCAATCCTGCCTCGGACGCCCCGTTGGAACTTGCGCTGGACCCGCCGGAACTTGGGCGGTTGCGCATGCAAATTACGGAAATCGCAGGTGTCATGACCCTCATGATTCAGGCCGAACGGCCAGAAACAGCGGATTTGGTGCGTCGACATCTGGAACTTTTGGCGCGGGAATTCGCGCAGGAAGGCCTGGATGCTCCATCGGTCCACGTCTCGCAAGA